In Nitrospira sp., a single genomic region encodes these proteins:
- the glgA gene encoding glycogen synthase GlgA — protein MKESRPLNLLIAASEAVPYAKTGGLADVVGALPAELAKLGHNVILMLPRYRSLDDSGRTFHVLEPVLFHTPLGTSELSIEEDIISLSGQLSVRVWALRHEFFFNRSGLYQEQGRDFEDNLERFAWFSRAVIEVMIYLHRQKGWKTDVLHLHDWQTALSAVYLKTVDSIRPDVQGTKTVLTLHNVGYQGIFPAAKFWQTGLPQALFTPEGLEFYGSVNLLKGGILFADRLTTVSPTYAEEILTSEFGFGLEGVLQARRAKLQGIINGIDVDVWNPETDPHLPVRYSADSRTGKLQCKQALQEELGLSRKAVPLLAVIARLTSQKGLDLVEAAIPRIMDLDLQLVVLGTGDPAHESSLAKMRDRFPDRMALRIGFDEGLAHRIEGGADIFLMPSRYEPCGLSQLYSLRYGTVPIVTKTGGLVDTVAPLGSDATNSDRATGFHIVVPTADAVVDAVHRAVRVYRRPALWSDMVRRGMKTDVSWAGSAQSYEELFVNLVDEVGPGTR, from the coding sequence GTGAAAGAATCTCGCCCGCTGAATCTCTTAATAGCTGCGTCCGAAGCTGTGCCGTATGCTAAAACCGGAGGGCTTGCCGATGTTGTGGGGGCATTGCCGGCCGAACTGGCCAAACTCGGTCATAACGTCATCCTTATGTTACCTCGGTATCGCAGCTTAGATGATTCAGGGCGAACTTTCCATGTGCTCGAACCTGTCCTGTTTCACACTCCTCTAGGTACAAGCGAATTGTCGATTGAGGAGGACATCATCTCACTGTCCGGCCAGCTATCGGTGCGGGTTTGGGCGTTACGGCACGAGTTCTTTTTTAACCGCTCAGGCCTCTATCAAGAACAGGGGAGGGATTTTGAAGATAACCTTGAACGATTCGCCTGGTTTTCTCGAGCGGTGATCGAAGTGATGATTTACCTCCATCGTCAGAAAGGTTGGAAAACAGACGTATTGCATCTTCATGATTGGCAGACCGCCCTATCCGCCGTGTATCTCAAGACAGTTGACAGTATCAGGCCGGATGTTCAAGGGACCAAAACGGTACTCACGCTACACAACGTCGGATATCAAGGAATTTTCCCGGCTGCGAAATTCTGGCAGACGGGTCTTCCACAGGCGCTGTTCACCCCTGAGGGCCTTGAATTTTACGGATCAGTGAATTTGCTTAAGGGTGGAATACTCTTCGCCGATCGGTTGACGACGGTCAGTCCCACGTATGCTGAGGAAATCCTCACTTCGGAGTTTGGTTTCGGATTGGAAGGCGTGCTGCAGGCAAGGCGAGCAAAGCTGCAGGGGATCATCAACGGAATTGATGTTGACGTTTGGAATCCTGAGACTGATCCACATCTTCCGGTCCGGTATTCGGCGGACAGTCGAACCGGTAAGCTGCAGTGCAAACAGGCGCTCCAGGAGGAATTGGGGTTGTCCCGAAAGGCAGTGCCGCTGCTTGCAGTCATTGCTCGTTTAACCTCGCAAAAGGGGCTCGATCTGGTTGAGGCAGCCATTCCTCGGATTATGGACCTTGACTTGCAGTTGGTGGTCTTGGGAACTGGAGATCCCGCCCATGAATCGAGTCTTGCGAAGATGCGAGATCGATTTCCAGATCGCATGGCATTGCGCATAGGATTTGATGAAGGGCTAGCTCATCGAATCGAAGGTGGGGCCGACATATTTCTCATGCCTTCGCGCTACGAGCCCTGTGGCTTGAGTCAGCTGTATAGCTTGCGGTACGGAACGGTGCCCATTGTGACCAAAACGGGAGGGCTAGTCGATACCGTAGCGCCACTGGGCAGCGATGCCACGAACTCAGATAGAGCAACGGGTTTTCACATCGTGGTACCGACAGCTGATGCTGTGGTCGATGCCGTGCATAGGGCAGTCAGGGTGTATAGACGCCCAGCGTTGTGGAGCGATATGGTCCGCAGAGGTATGAAAACTGACGTATCGTGGGCAGGGAGCGCTCAATCGTATGAGGAACTTTTTGTGAATTTGGTCGACGAAGTCGGTCCAGGAACAAGGTGA
- the recO gene encoding DNA repair protein RecO, giving the protein MPLIKTAAVTLRSRKWGEADRIVTFYTRVAGKVRGVARGARRPKSRLGATLEPLTICELNLFEKSGDSLYRVSQADLVEPFVCFREDLTLMAAAARMANVVAAITPDGDPDPQLFETLEQGLYSLAASEDPALTALLFQIRLLGLTGFRPQTDHCSACGRGRTIPESQFSPVSGGLVCATCATRQQFHCVPLSRGSLAFLQQALRLAPAVITRLKAGGQVRAEVEDAIEGYVTVVVGKRLPPVDFLSHPV; this is encoded by the coding sequence ATGCCGCTCATTAAAACCGCTGCGGTCACGCTGAGAAGCCGGAAGTGGGGCGAGGCGGATCGCATTGTCACGTTCTATACGAGAGTTGCCGGAAAAGTTCGGGGTGTTGCTCGCGGAGCGCGTCGCCCGAAGAGCCGATTAGGAGCGACGCTTGAACCGCTTACGATTTGCGAGTTGAATCTTTTCGAAAAATCAGGCGATTCGCTCTATCGTGTCTCACAGGCTGATTTGGTCGAACCGTTTGTGTGTTTCAGAGAAGATCTGACATTGATGGCCGCGGCGGCCAGAATGGCCAATGTCGTTGCCGCCATCACGCCTGATGGAGATCCTGATCCACAACTCTTTGAGACGCTCGAACAGGGGTTGTATTCGCTCGCTGCGAGTGAAGATCCTGCGCTGACGGCGCTGTTGTTTCAGATCCGGTTGCTCGGGCTGACGGGATTCCGTCCACAGACGGATCATTGCTCGGCTTGCGGACGGGGGCGAACGATTCCAGAATCGCAGTTTTCTCCCGTTTCCGGTGGCCTGGTCTGCGCGACGTGCGCGACACGACAGCAGTTTCATTGTGTGCCCCTTTCACGCGGAAGCCTGGCATTCCTCCAGCAGGCACTTCGGTTGGCTCCGGCGGTGATCACCAGATTGAAGGCAGGAGGCCAGGTCAGAGCCGAGGTGGAGGATGCCATCGAAGGATATGTTACCGTGGTAGTCGGCAAACGACTCCCTCCTGTTGATTTTCTTTCGCACCCCGTGTGA
- a CDS encoding DUF971 domain-containing protein, whose translation MAEAVLEPKDMSWIDKGVLSIEWNDGHRAVYPVRYLRQQCPCAACVDEWTGERRLQADDVPLLIMLQDIESVGRYALQFKWSDGHDTGIYSYQLLRRLCQCDLCQPVKPTEPRSRRLL comes from the coding sequence ATGGCGGAAGCAGTGCTTGAGCCCAAGGACATGTCTTGGATCGACAAAGGCGTGCTGAGTATAGAATGGAACGATGGACATCGCGCGGTATATCCCGTTCGATATCTGCGTCAACAATGCCCCTGTGCGGCCTGTGTGGATGAGTGGACGGGAGAACGAAGGCTGCAGGCGGACGATGTGCCGCTGCTGATCATGCTGCAGGACATTGAATCGGTGGGACGGTATGCTCTGCAGTTCAAGTGGAGCGATGGGCACGATACCGGGATTTATTCATATCAGTTGCTGAGAAGGCTCTGTCAGTGCGACCTGTGTCAGCCTGTCAAGCCAACCGAACCCCGAAGCCGGAGGTTATTGTGA